The DNA segment GGAGGACTCTGCACTGTCCCCAAGGCACATACAACTAGATCGAACACGTATTAATTTGAGTAATTTCACATTCGTCCTATGTACTATACAATATGCGACTTGTTTATAGAAGAATTTTTAtattccaaattatatgacgttttcgattttctttataaaatttattcacacttaatgttatatgattaatgataatatattttatattttattattaattaatttgtggttagataaataattaataatgttttttatagaaaatataaaaaataaataatttcttaactTATATGCACAATTATAAAacacttatattaaaaaacggagagagtaacatttaatttaatttgacACAAGAGATGAAATTGATTTCTGTCTCAAAATCATTGAATTGGTTTCTTTATAACAAACCTACTCATCTCTCGACCATAGAATGTTCAACATGTGTGgttcatatatctatatatggTCCCGGGTAACACAAGAACAATACCTGATTACTAAAGAGCAGCAAGAATACATGGTCTCTTATGGTCCCGGGTAACACAAGAACATACCTGATTCAGCAAGAATACATAAGAGACTAAACATAATTTCTTTAGTTAAATCATATCATcaacttattaaaaaataaaatcgaacataaaatcataaaatgcTCGCTCACTCAATGAATTGCAATAATTAAAACCTTTTCATCTTGGACCATAGACTTCGCAATAATTTAAAACCTATTAATCTCGACCATAGACTTCTTAGTGTGAGATCTTTCTCTgtcaaaaatcacccaaaagaTGAGTGAGACCATGACTGCACCAGACAGTGCCACTAGGCCTGCGTAGATCCACTGGCTAGTGGTCCAGTGCAGTTCTTGGTGGTTATGTCTCTCAAGGTGTCCCAGACGAAGGTTCAATCAGCAATACTTAGGGATTAATATGGGCTCAACCTAACATAACTATTACTAGATTTCCACCCGCACAACTGTgcgggtatatattttcacttttatatatatatatagatatttgttttatataattattatatatttttaatgttactcacatatttaaatgtatgtataattatgccaaatataataattttatagttttcatgctgtaaattaaaatcatcacatatatatgttgcttattatatatttgtcttattgaatttgcgtttgattactaaactaaaatttttaatgcatgaaacaacatatatgaaaacaattttgtatttaatttattataattatgatcCGTAATTTAAATcgctagatttttttagtattttttaatgtttattaattttatataataaattactgtatattaaaaagtttaagataagttaaatttttatacatgtattatatagtttactaatattaacccgttctaccaacatattatatttttagcataaatattttatatttatgaaaataaaatatgttaacttatcaatttaaaataattttatcatattttgttcaatataacatttttattttaaaatggtaGATATTagtataaaattgataaaataggatataattttattcttttagtaacatttcattaaaatagatattattataaaattgataaaataggatataattttattcttttagtaacatttcattactaattacaaaattagttgaaattttttatattcaatttatgacaattaagatcttattataatctttttcaagagatttgttagaattttttttttaaacttaaaagatataaaagatattatgattaaagtagttaaaaatattatgcatATTAGAattagtgatatacatttaatataaaatttaaatgatggtccaaataaaaatatcactcatcaaaaaatcatgatttttattttattagaaattttttttgaaagaaattaaaataaaaataaatatttatttctaacaaaatctttaaaatttattagtaaatgtatttgtgaaattaattaatttaattttatttaaattttcgtttataaatcaaaactatattcaattttaatttctaattataatttatgataatttaaattaaaactaactaatttttgaaagtaaatttaaaaagattctaagaagattttaaaaagattttgttagaacattttaaatatattcattcgtatttcaaataaaaaaataaagatatttaaagatataataatgaacttatgtaaaatatgatattttctaggaatggtctaaactaaaaaaatcacacatgaaaagaagtcatgacttctgttttaatatataagatagccATAACCCTTACTTTTGAAACCGGGCTCAAAAAGGGTTAGCCATAAATTTTACGGGGCTTAAGATTTAATCCATTTATTTTGATCACCCCactattacataatattaaatataaattgaaattataaatttgtTAGACTATGCTAAATTAAGATTTTCCGTCAAAAcctcaaaaaccgcaaaaactcaAATTTGTTCCGCctaccaaaactgcaaaatcaagttttctatcaaaattacaaaattgagttttccgctaaaactgcaaaatcgtgtttttccgccaaaaccaaaaattgagttttccactgaaacaacaaaaatggaaattttatggttttggcaaaaaaaactcaattttgcggttttggtggaaaaacttAATTgtgcggttttggtggaaaaacgtTGTTTTGCAGTTCTGATGTAAAACTCGACTTTCGGTTTTCACGGGGAAACTCAATTTTGTTGTTTGACGGAAAAACtcatttttgtggttttggcgagaaaacttgattttctgtttcttttgcgggaaaatttgatttttacgaTCTTGGTgggaataatttatttttgattttggcagaaaatttaattttggagttatagcggaaaaactcgattttgcggctttggcggaaaacatgattttttttgtagttatgCGAGAACACttgatttttcaatttttgcgggaacttttgatttttgagattttgacggaaaacttgatttttagatttttgcaattttggcggaaaaacttgattttggcGATTTTggttgaaaattttgattttcggGTATTCTGGGAAACTCGATTTTTGCTATTTTAGCAGGAAAACTttaattttgtggttttatTGTGAAAATTGATTTTGATGATCAACAAATTGGAAGAGAGCAACGAGTGATgatcatattaaaatatgattaaaatattaaacacaATAGGGTTAGCCCTGGCCTTGGCCCTGAACTTAAGATCCCTAGTGACAATACTATCCAAGAACGGACCGTATTGGTCCAACCTGAACACCACCTTGATCGTACCCATCATCTGGTCTGGGGTACAGTTAAGTAGTTAACCTACCGTGCGTTCACTTGGCACAGAAAGCCTTTGTAAATCTATTTGCCATTGCCAAAATTACAAATAAACATGTTAACATTATTCAGGCTAGTTCATTTTCATCTAACGAAATTATAACACTCATTGCATCCTCAAAACATCATGCTGCGTACTAAAAAGTTAACCTAACCCGAATGACTGAATTATAAAAACCGAATAAAAGTCAAAAacatttgataaaataaaagctTAATAAAACACTTTTAAAATCAGTAACCGAAACAAACCAcatctaaaattatataaaaccaaaataaaatcgCAACAATACCAAACCACCGGTTTATGAGATTGGGTTGTTAcagaaattattattattttttattttacagaaattATTTTACTCTTGCATATATATTGCAACAATTAGTTTCATTCTTTCACTGTGCAGAAACTATCAACGTGTTTGGGAATCATAGACGTTGGATTGAGACCACTTGCTAAAGACTCAAACGCCGGAGTTGTTTCCTTTGCTTGTGTTCGAAGATTGTCTTCAGGTTTCAAGAAGAGGTGTGCATGGTGCTGCAACGCCTGTGTCTTTTAGGCAAGACTTGTCATGGATGTATTGAGATTGCATTACTCGCTCATATCTTATTATCATATCACTACTGTTAAGTGTGAAAGTGCGAGTAACTAAACTTCAGAATTTCCATTTCCATATAGTAAACGCGAAcgcaaaaaagaaagaagagaatacATAAAAATTGAAGCAGAGGTGGTTGATGTCATGCAAGGTTTAGGGAGAATGATAACCATCGCTACAATTAGCATCGAGGTAAGATTGAGGTGGAATAAAGTAAGGGGCAGTGAACTTGTTAAAGTTACTAGTCTTACACTTATCACCGAGAATGAATATTCCACGTTCGCTTTTGTCAATGAAGTAGATAGAGTTTTTGCATTTCTGGTGGGAGCTAGCCTTGAGACAGAAAGGTTCAGCATTGGAGAGGAAAATGCATAGATCCCCAATGTTTTCAGTGAAACACCAAGTAGAACAACTGTCTTGCCTGAACACCCATATTCGACGCTCTTCCATCCTCCCATCATTGAAGTCATTTCTCTCTGTGAACCGCTTAACCATAAACATTTCATCCGTGGTACGTGACTCCACCAACTCTACTCTCGTGACACACGAATCTAGTCTTTCCCATTCTGACTTCAACAACTCAGGAGTGAAAACATCGCAAAATTCCTGCGCCTTTGGTTTCTCCAAGTTCTCTCCAAGGTCCCAGTATCCAATGTGTGTCCCCTCGGAAGCCGCCATGGCAAACTTATTATCTCTCTTTGAGTACATGACTCGGGAGGAGAAGAAGGAAGGGTCTTC comes from the Brassica napus cultivar Da-Ae chromosome A7, Da-Ae, whole genome shotgun sequence genome and includes:
- the LOC106355660 gene encoding uncharacterized protein LOC106355660, whose amino-acid sequence is MSDFTQQRHLVGARFLSETPLCHIYGVEHCGYSQDHYGRPRYPQIGRLMITDFTGPSCWTKVLEKTVRMDLISETGTMGASHGWAFTLRYGGIPHLVDDLNPGVSNSDGCEISLPDLVTLPHCQTKLVTSVAMSSSSPHDEDCILAVKFAGPQLSLIRPAQENKEWVNIKIEDPSFFSSRVMYSKRDNKFAMAASEGTHIGYWDLGENLEKPKAQEFCDVFTPELLKSEWERLDSCVTRVELVESRTTDEMFMVKRFTERNDFNDGRMEERRIWVFRQDSCSTWCFTENIGDLCIFLSNAEPFCLKASSHQKCKNSIYFIDKSERGIFILGDKCKTSNFNKFTAPYFIPPQSYLDANCSDGYHSP